One Nocardioidaceae bacterium SCSIO 66511 genomic window carries:
- a CDS encoding GNAT family N-acetyltransferase → MMARHARADLLTDGRLSIESWQTQHIEAITPWIRPDAEWKLWDGPYFPAPSPSARDAMATKLAEDPWQRDASTGLPKRLAICVEGTAVGSVSWHWEDPGAGWVRVGIVIYDPDYWGRGHGTSALRMWIGWLARDDGIHRIDLVTWSGNERMIRTAKSLGMVEEGRLRDARVVRGERYDSVIMGMLTPSRIE, encoded by the coding sequence ATGATGGCACGGCACGCGCGCGCCGACCTGCTCACAGACGGCCGACTCAGTATCGAGTCGTGGCAGACCCAGCACATCGAGGCGATCACACCGTGGATCCGCCCGGATGCCGAGTGGAAGCTGTGGGACGGCCCGTACTTTCCGGCGCCGTCCCCCTCGGCGCGGGATGCGATGGCGACCAAGCTCGCCGAAGACCCGTGGCAGCGCGATGCCTCCACGGGCCTCCCGAAGCGGCTCGCGATCTGCGTCGAAGGCACCGCTGTCGGCAGCGTCTCGTGGCATTGGGAAGATCCCGGCGCGGGCTGGGTGCGCGTCGGCATCGTGATCTACGACCCCGACTACTGGGGTCGCGGGCACGGTACGAGTGCGCTACGGATGTGGATCGGCTGGCTCGCCCGCGACGACGGCATCCACCGCATCGACCTCGTCACCTGGTCGGGCAACGAGCGGATGATCCGCACCGCGAAATCGCTCGGCATGGTCGAGGAGGGCCGACTGCGCGATGCCCGGGTCGTGCGCGGCGAGCGGTACGACTCGGTGATCATGGGCATGCTCACGCCGTCTCGGATTGAGTGA
- a CDS encoding alpha/beta hydrolase, which translates to MVLTPKAAAELAEAEAGQSVSAPGVDLDAFRREMAANALDEPRLPTEYVRDVDANGVVCRIYRPTPEAPVIFYVHGGGWVLGDLDTHDRMSRELAARTGWAVVAVQYRLSPEHPYPAPLDDVETALGWVRSHAGEHQLDASRIVGVGDSSGANLVAGMSLRDAGAFAYQVLVYPPLDPARGAASFGTQDIAMLPSDEMRWYWDAYLPDESLRTRPDAAPAYATDLSKMPPTLLVTAEHDVLRDEGEDLAARLAAAGVEVTAQRYLGVAHGFWRRPWVHAAADAALDHLTARLARLRP; encoded by the coding sequence ATGGTGCTCACACCGAAGGCGGCAGCGGAACTCGCCGAAGCGGAGGCCGGGCAGTCGGTATCGGCGCCCGGCGTCGACCTCGACGCGTTCCGACGTGAGATGGCGGCCAACGCGCTCGACGAACCCCGGCTGCCCACCGAGTACGTACGCGACGTCGACGCGAACGGCGTCGTCTGCCGGATCTACCGGCCTACGCCGGAGGCTCCGGTGATCTTCTACGTACACGGCGGCGGCTGGGTGTTGGGTGATCTCGACACCCACGACCGCATGAGTCGTGAGCTCGCGGCGCGTACGGGTTGGGCGGTCGTAGCGGTGCAGTATCGGCTGTCGCCGGAGCATCCGTACCCCGCACCGCTCGACGACGTCGAGACCGCTCTGGGATGGGTGCGTTCGCACGCGGGCGAGCATCAGCTCGACGCGAGCCGGATTGTCGGAGTAGGCGACTCGTCCGGCGCCAACCTGGTGGCCGGGATGTCGCTGCGAGACGCGGGCGCGTTCGCGTACCAGGTGCTTGTGTACCCGCCGCTCGACCCGGCCCGCGGGGCGGCGTCGTTCGGTACGCAAGACATCGCCATGCTGCCGTCCGACGAGATGCGGTGGTACTGGGATGCGTACCTCCCGGACGAGTCGTTGCGCACGCGTCCCGACGCCGCACCGGCGTACGCGACCGACCTGTCGAAGATGCCGCCGACCCTGCTGGTCACGGCGGAGCATGACGTGCTTCGCGACGAAGGAGAGGACCTCGCCGCTCGCCTGGCCGCGGCGGGCGTCGAGGTGACGGCGCAGCGCTACCTCGGTGTCGCGCACGGGTTCTGGCGACGGCCATGGGTCCACGCGGCCGCAGACGCGGCACTTGACCACCTGACCGCCCGCCTCGCCCGACTGCGTCCATGA
- a CDS encoding ribose-5-phosphate isomerase produces MRVHIASDHAGFELKARLVEHLTEAGHDVTDHGAHTYDADDDYPPFCIAAGEAVVADAGSLGIVIGGSGNGEQIAANKVRGVRAALAWNDETAALAREHNDANVVSIGGRMHEVEQSIRLVDTFLATPFSNEARHQRRIELLAEYESDR; encoded by the coding sequence ATGCGCGTACACATCGCCTCCGACCATGCCGGCTTCGAGCTGAAGGCACGTCTCGTCGAGCATCTGACCGAAGCCGGGCACGATGTGACCGACCACGGCGCGCACACCTATGACGCCGACGACGACTACCCGCCGTTCTGCATCGCGGCGGGCGAAGCCGTCGTGGCCGACGCAGGCAGCCTCGGCATCGTGATCGGCGGATCCGGCAATGGCGAGCAGATCGCGGCCAACAAGGTACGCGGCGTACGCGCCGCCCTGGCGTGGAACGATGAGACCGCCGCCCTCGCCCGTGAGCACAACGATGCCAACGTCGTCTCGATCGGCGGCCGGATGCATGAGGTCGAGCAGTCGATCCGGCTGGTCGACACGTTCCTGGCGACACCGTTCTCGAACGAAGCGCGCCATCAGCGCCGCATCGAGCTGCTCGCCGAGTACGAGAGCGACCGGTAG
- a CDS encoding glutamate--cysteine ligase, with protein sequence MRSVRQIPFATSPRSSIGIEWELALVDADSGDLRQVAQTVLDAVRPADGEEHPHIRQELLLNTVEVVTSPCQTVRAAGDDLCRSIEELRTVTDPLRVELMCAGTHPFAQWARQRVTDKERYATLIDRTQWWGRQMLIYGVHVHVGIEDREKVLPIMRAMLTYFGHLQSLSASSPFWGGSETGYASNRALMFQQLPTAGLPFQFRAWAEFERYVDDMLHTGVIDDLTEVRWDVRPSPRFGTIEVRICDGIPTLAELLSLSALTHCLVEHFSRELDAGRELPSIPPWFAQENKWRAARYGMDAILILDDAGDEGLVVDDLQHLLRVLEPVAEDLGCADELDGVRDVIAGGASYERQRAVAHANGGALDAVVASLVAEMRAGRPLGGR encoded by the coding sequence ATGCGGTCGGTCCGGCAGATCCCGTTCGCGACGTCGCCGCGGTCGAGTATCGGCATCGAGTGGGAACTCGCCCTCGTCGACGCCGACAGCGGCGACCTGCGCCAGGTGGCGCAGACGGTGCTCGACGCCGTACGCCCCGCCGACGGTGAGGAGCATCCGCACATCCGCCAGGAGTTGCTGCTGAACACCGTCGAGGTGGTGACCTCTCCGTGCCAGACGGTCCGGGCGGCCGGCGACGACCTCTGCCGCAGCATCGAGGAGCTCCGTACCGTCACCGATCCGCTGCGGGTGGAGCTGATGTGTGCGGGCACCCACCCGTTCGCCCAGTGGGCGCGCCAGCGCGTTACCGACAAGGAGCGCTACGCGACGCTCATCGACCGAACCCAGTGGTGGGGCCGACAGATGCTGATCTACGGCGTGCATGTGCATGTCGGCATCGAGGATCGCGAGAAGGTGCTGCCGATCATGCGGGCGATGCTTACCTACTTCGGCCACCTGCAGTCCCTTTCGGCGTCGTCGCCGTTCTGGGGCGGAAGCGAGACCGGGTACGCGTCGAACCGGGCGCTGATGTTCCAGCAGCTGCCGACGGCCGGGCTGCCGTTCCAGTTTCGTGCCTGGGCGGAGTTCGAGCGCTACGTCGACGACATGCTGCACACCGGGGTCATCGACGACCTGACCGAGGTGCGCTGGGACGTACGTCCGTCGCCGCGCTTCGGCACGATCGAGGTACGGATCTGCGATGGCATTCCCACCCTTGCCGAGCTGCTCAGTCTTTCCGCGTTGACGCATTGCCTGGTGGAGCACTTCTCCCGTGAGCTCGACGCCGGTCGCGAGCTGCCGTCGATACCCCCGTGGTTCGCGCAGGAGAACAAATGGCGTGCGGCGCGGTACGGCATGGACGCAATCTTGATCCTCGACGACGCCGGCGACGAGGGGCTGGTCGTCGACGACCTGCAACACCTGCTGCGCGTACTCGAGCCGGTTGCCGAAGACCTCGGCTGCGCCGACGAGCTCGACGGTGTTCGAGACGTCATCGCGGGTGGCGCGTCGTACGAGCGTCAGCGTGCGGTCGCGCACGCCAATGGCGGCGCCCTTGACGCCGTCGTCGCGTCGTTGGTCGCGGAGATGCGTGCCGGGCGTCCGCTCGGCGGCCGCTGA
- a CDS encoding amidase, whose amino-acid sequence MSEIHELSALEIAAAYAAGETDPVEVVDHFLARVDAHSDDYGAFVTVTADQARERARAARAVLADNDDDRRTPLTGVPTAIKDLSLTAGVRTTFGSAAMEDFVPEVSDEFVTRIESAGMVSLGKTNTPEFGSPCYTEPDVALPARTPYDRERSAGGSSGGAAAAVAAGLVPVAQGSDGGGSIRIPASVCGLFGIKPTRGRISAAPRYGDVTGLSTPGPLALTVRDAAALLDVMAGPADSDATWAERLAPDDSYLARCDHDPGRLRIARFATPVIADVDVDPQVLFAYDQLSETLEDLGHSVDDIDPPVSGSVVPVFETIWAVSASTFPVPNERLERLRPLSRWLRERGATTSGPEFAEALVRMNQIGAKAIGALAPYDAVLTPTLAQLPAPIGGIRNDDDPAADFEAQKAFTPFTALWNVTGMPAVSLPSAWSTDGLPIGTMLAGRPGAEHVLLGLSAQIEAALSTDGRPWNRPPVAPR is encoded by the coding sequence ATGTCCGAGATCCACGAGTTGAGCGCGCTGGAGATCGCCGCCGCGTACGCCGCGGGTGAAACCGATCCGGTCGAGGTGGTCGACCACTTCCTGGCCCGCGTCGACGCACACTCGGACGACTACGGCGCGTTCGTCACCGTCACCGCCGACCAGGCACGTGAGCGCGCTCGCGCGGCGAGGGCCGTGCTCGCCGACAACGACGACGACCGGCGTACGCCTCTCACCGGCGTACCGACGGCGATCAAGGACCTCAGCCTGACCGCCGGCGTACGTACGACGTTCGGCTCGGCAGCCATGGAGGACTTCGTACCCGAGGTGTCCGACGAGTTCGTCACCCGTATCGAGTCCGCGGGCATGGTCAGCCTCGGCAAGACGAACACACCGGAGTTCGGCTCCCCCTGCTACACCGAGCCGGACGTCGCTCTGCCCGCGCGCACTCCGTACGACCGTGAGCGAAGTGCCGGCGGATCGTCCGGCGGCGCGGCGGCGGCCGTCGCTGCCGGGCTCGTACCGGTCGCGCAGGGCTCCGACGGTGGCGGGTCGATCCGCATCCCCGCCAGCGTGTGCGGCCTCTTCGGCATCAAGCCCACCCGCGGGCGGATCAGCGCCGCCCCGAGGTACGGCGATGTGACCGGGCTGTCGACGCCCGGGCCGCTTGCATTGACCGTACGTGACGCCGCGGCGCTACTCGACGTCATGGCTGGGCCCGCCGACAGCGACGCCACCTGGGCCGAGCGGCTCGCACCTGACGACTCGTACCTCGCGCGCTGCGACCACGACCCCGGCCGGCTCCGCATCGCCCGGTTCGCGACGCCCGTCATAGCCGACGTCGACGTCGACCCACAGGTATTGTTCGCGTACGACCAACTCAGTGAGACGCTCGAGGACCTCGGCCACAGCGTCGATGACATCGACCCGCCGGTGAGCGGATCCGTCGTGCCGGTCTTCGAGACGATCTGGGCGGTCAGCGCGTCGACGTTCCCGGTCCCGAACGAGCGACTGGAACGCCTTCGCCCGCTCAGCCGCTGGTTACGCGAACGCGGTGCAACGACCTCCGGGCCCGAGTTCGCCGAAGCGCTGGTGCGCATGAACCAGATCGGCGCCAAGGCGATCGGCGCACTTGCGCCGTACGACGCCGTGCTCACACCGACGCTTGCACAGCTACCCGCGCCGATCGGCGGCATCCGCAACGACGACGACCCCGCCGCGGACTTCGAAGCACAAAAGGCGTTCACACCGTTCACCGCCCTGTGGAACGTCACCGGCATGCCGGCCGTGTCGCTGCCCAGTGCGTGGTCGACCGACGGACTCCCGATCGGGACCATGCTCGCCGGACGCCCGGGCGCCGAGCATGTGCTCCTCGGCCTGTCCGCTCAGATCGAAGCAGCACTGTCGACCGACGGGCGCCCCTGGAACAGACCACCGGTCGCCCCGCGATGA
- a CDS encoding disulfide bond formation protein DsbA, producing the protein MSSRWLLEAEQVRPLDVRFHVMSLSLLNEGRDDIDDWYKEQLPKWLGPVRVCIAAAQIHGEEVLRDLYTALGTRKHVQDRELDRETIIEALTEVGLPADLADAMDSTEYDEALSKSHHAGMDQVGMDVGTPVISTEGVAFFGPVVSPAPKGEAAGRLWDGVLLVAGTDGFFELKRTRTRDPIFD; encoded by the coding sequence ATGTCCTCGCGCTGGCTGCTGGAGGCCGAGCAGGTCCGTCCGCTCGACGTGCGCTTCCATGTGATGAGCCTGTCGCTGCTCAACGAGGGCCGCGACGACATCGACGACTGGTACAAGGAGCAGCTGCCGAAGTGGTTGGGTCCCGTACGCGTCTGCATCGCGGCCGCGCAGATCCACGGTGAAGAAGTGCTCCGCGATCTCTACACCGCACTCGGCACGCGCAAGCACGTACAGGACCGCGAGCTCGACCGCGAGACGATCATCGAGGCGCTGACCGAGGTCGGCCTGCCCGCAGACCTCGCCGATGCGATGGACAGCACCGAGTACGACGAGGCGCTCTCCAAATCGCACCACGCCGGTATGGACCAGGTCGGCATGGATGTCGGCACGCCGGTCATCTCGACCGAGGGCGTCGCATTCTTCGGTCCGGTCGTGTCGCCGGCCCCGAAGGGGGAGGCCGCGGGACGCCTCTGGGACGGCGTGCTGCTCGTCGCGGGCACCGACGGGTTCTTCGAGCTCAAGCGCACGCGTACGCGCGACCCGATCTTCGACTGA
- the pepN gene encoding aminopeptidase N produces the protein MPGTNLTREEARTRAASLAVDTYRVELDLTYSDTEFVSTTTLRFRSRDDSTFADLVGASDLDIVLNGTPLDPADVYRDNRIELSGLAAENELVVTAKLPYSRTGEGLHRFVDPADDRVYLYTQFEVPDARRVFTTFEQPDLKATFEFHVTAPDHWQLVSNSSTPAPAPVRDGVSIWRFEPTQRISTYITALIAGEYDVWHDTYTGSYGEIPLRLFARRSLAEYFDTDEIFTITKQGFGFFEQQFQMGYPFAGTYDQAFVPEYNMGAMENAGAVTYRDEYIFRSRQTESAYESRSNTILHEMAHMWFGDLVTMRWWDDLWLNESFAEWASHHANVNATRFTEAWTGFANARKAWAYRQDQLPSTHPIAADNYDLEAVEVNFDGITYAKGASALRQLVAWVGEKEFVAGLRTYFSRHAYANSELSDLLTALEESSGRDLGPWVAEWLQTSGVNTLRAAFDTDDDGNFTSFAVEQSAHPDYPTLRRHRIGIGLYDRTERGLERRDSVEIDIAGGTTPVDALVGVQRPDLVLLNDGDLTYAKIRLDERSLATVVGGIATFTESLPRALCWGAAWDMTRDAEMSASDFVTLVLGGIATETDLTAVGTLLNQSRTAVTLYSDPDQREALASRWEQGVRALLDGAAAGSDHQLAFARAYASAARSDEAAAYLRGLLDGSVTPAGLTVDADLRWSVVSGLARMGEFGEAEIAAELTRDNTISGQEHAAGARAQRPDADAKATAWEAAVVRDDVPNETQRSIAASFQVAGQESVLDPYVERYLDMAETVWEAKGVQLASIALIYLFPRAIPSPERLARIDEWMASTSANPAAKRLVGEGRDDMARALRAQQRDARG, from the coding sequence ATGCCCGGAACCAACCTCACCCGAGAAGAAGCCCGCACCCGAGCAGCGTCGCTCGCAGTGGACACCTACCGCGTCGAGCTCGACCTGACGTACTCAGACACCGAGTTCGTGTCGACGACCACGCTGCGATTCCGTTCACGAGACGACTCGACGTTCGCCGACCTGGTCGGCGCGTCGGACCTCGACATCGTCCTCAACGGCACCCCGTTGGACCCTGCCGACGTCTACCGCGACAACCGCATCGAGCTGTCCGGCCTAGCCGCAGAGAACGAGCTCGTCGTCACCGCGAAGCTGCCGTACTCACGTACGGGCGAGGGGCTGCACCGCTTCGTCGACCCCGCCGACGACCGCGTCTACCTGTACACGCAGTTCGAGGTTCCTGACGCGCGCCGCGTGTTCACGACCTTCGAGCAACCCGATCTGAAGGCGACCTTCGAGTTCCACGTCACCGCTCCCGACCACTGGCAGCTGGTGTCCAACAGCTCGACCCCCGCACCGGCGCCCGTACGCGACGGTGTGTCGATCTGGCGGTTCGAGCCGACACAGCGGATCTCGACCTACATCACCGCGCTGATCGCCGGCGAGTACGACGTCTGGCACGACACCTACACCGGTTCGTACGGCGAGATCCCGCTGCGGCTGTTCGCACGGCGGTCGCTGGCCGAGTACTTCGACACCGACGAGATCTTCACCATCACCAAACAGGGCTTCGGCTTCTTCGAGCAGCAGTTCCAGATGGGCTACCCGTTCGCCGGCACGTACGACCAGGCGTTCGTACCGGAATACAACATGGGCGCGATGGAGAACGCCGGCGCGGTGACGTACCGCGACGAGTACATCTTCCGCAGCCGCCAGACCGAGTCCGCGTACGAGTCGCGGTCGAACACCATCCTGCACGAGATGGCGCACATGTGGTTCGGCGATCTCGTCACGATGCGCTGGTGGGACGACCTGTGGCTGAACGAGTCGTTCGCCGAGTGGGCGTCGCATCATGCGAACGTCAACGCGACCCGCTTCACCGAGGCGTGGACCGGCTTCGCGAACGCCCGCAAGGCCTGGGCGTACCGCCAGGACCAGCTGCCGTCGACGCATCCGATCGCGGCCGACAACTACGACCTCGAGGCCGTCGAGGTGAACTTCGACGGCATCACCTACGCGAAGGGCGCATCGGCGCTGCGCCAGCTCGTCGCGTGGGTCGGCGAGAAGGAGTTCGTCGCGGGCCTACGCACGTACTTCAGCCGGCATGCGTACGCCAACTCCGAACTGAGCGACCTGCTGACCGCACTCGAAGAGTCGTCGGGCCGCGACCTCGGACCATGGGTCGCCGAGTGGCTCCAGACCTCCGGAGTCAACACCCTGCGCGCGGCGTTCGACACCGACGACGACGGCAACTTCACCTCGTTCGCGGTCGAGCAGTCCGCGCATCCCGACTACCCGACGCTGCGTCGGCATCGCATCGGCATCGGGCTGTACGACCGCACCGAACGCGGGTTGGAGCGGCGCGACAGTGTCGAGATCGACATCGCCGGCGGGACGACCCCGGTCGACGCGCTGGTCGGCGTACAACGCCCGGACCTCGTGCTGCTCAACGACGGCGACCTGACGTACGCGAAGATCCGCCTCGACGAGCGCTCGCTCGCAACGGTGGTCGGCGGCATCGCGACCTTCACCGAGTCGCTGCCGCGCGCCCTGTGCTGGGGCGCCGCGTGGGACATGACCCGCGACGCGGAGATGAGCGCATCCGACTTCGTCACGCTGGTGCTCGGCGGCATCGCGACCGAGACCGACCTCACCGCGGTCGGCACCCTGCTGAACCAGTCGCGGACCGCTGTGACGCTGTACAGCGACCCCGACCAGCGCGAAGCACTCGCGTCGCGGTGGGAGCAGGGCGTCCGCGCGCTACTCGACGGAGCCGCCGCCGGTAGCGACCATCAGCTGGCGTTCGCCCGGGCGTACGCCTCAGCTGCGCGTTCGGACGAGGCGGCCGCGTACCTCCGCGGCCTGCTCGACGGCTCGGTCACACCGGCCGGGCTCACCGTCGACGCCGATCTGCGATGGAGCGTGGTGAGCGGACTGGCGCGGATGGGCGAGTTCGGCGAGGCCGAGATCGCGGCCGAGCTGACCCGCGACAACACCATCTCCGGCCAGGAGCATGCGGCCGGAGCACGCGCGCAGCGTCCCGACGCCGACGCGAAGGCAACGGCATGGGAAGCCGCGGTCGTACGCGATGACGTGCCGAACGAGACCCAGCGCAGCATTGCGGCGTCGTTCCAGGTCGCCGGCCAGGAGTCGGTGCTCGATCCGTACGTCGAGCGCTACCTCGACATGGCCGAAACGGTGTGGGAAGCCAAGGGCGTGCAGCTCGCGAGCATCGCGCTCATCTACCTGTTCCCGCGGGCCATTCCGTCGCCCGAGCGACTGGCGCGGATCGACGAGTGGATGGCGTCGACCTCGGCGAATCCGGCGGCGAAGCGGCTCGTCGGCGAGGGCCGCGACGATATGGCGCGGGCGCTGCGGGCTCAGCAGCGCGACGCGCGCGGCTGA
- a CDS encoding Fpg/Nei family DNA glycosylase, with product MPEGHTLHRLANAIGDAFAGGPVRVSSPQGRFAESAALLDGAELVGCEAYGKHLFIEFTGERFIHIHLGLIGKFDIEPGPGGLPRGAVRLRIASSRAYADLRGATVCELWTSDQVEAAVRKLGPDPLRDDADPDRAWARISRSRVSIAALLMDQSVVAGIGNVYRAELLFRHRIDPFLEGRLLRKGEWRDLWADLRTLMTEGVKTGRIDTVRPEHEPEAMGRDPRVDDHGGEVYVYRRTGEPCFVCGTSVRRELHAARNLFWCPRCQRRSRRKAPRARS from the coding sequence GTGCCCGAAGGCCATACGCTGCACCGACTCGCGAACGCCATAGGCGATGCGTTCGCCGGCGGCCCCGTACGCGTATCGAGTCCGCAGGGTCGTTTTGCCGAGTCGGCGGCGTTGCTCGACGGTGCCGAGCTAGTCGGTTGCGAGGCGTACGGCAAGCACTTGTTCATCGAGTTCACCGGCGAGCGCTTCATCCACATCCATCTCGGGCTGATCGGCAAGTTCGACATCGAGCCCGGTCCCGGCGGTCTGCCGCGCGGTGCCGTCCGGCTGCGGATCGCCTCGTCGCGCGCGTACGCCGATCTGCGCGGTGCGACGGTTTGCGAGCTGTGGACGAGCGACCAGGTCGAGGCGGCTGTTCGCAAGCTCGGACCGGACCCGTTACGCGACGACGCCGACCCCGACCGTGCGTGGGCTCGAATCTCCAGATCCCGGGTGTCGATCGCGGCTCTGTTGATGGATCAGAGTGTCGTCGCCGGCATCGGGAACGTCTACCGGGCCGAACTGTTGTTCCGGCATCGCATCGACCCGTTCTTGGAAGGCAGGCTGCTCAGGAAGGGCGAGTGGCGCGACCTGTGGGCCGACCTCCGCACGCTGATGACCGAAGGCGTCAAGACGGGCCGCATCGACACCGTCCGTCCGGAGCACGAACCCGAGGCGATGGGCCGAGACCCACGAGTGGACGATCACGGTGGCGAGGTGTACGTGTACCGCCGAACCGGCGAGCCCTGCTTCGTCTGCGGTACGTCCGTACGGCGCGAGCTGCATGCTGCGCGGAACCTGTTCTGGTGCCCGCGCTGCCAGCGTCGTTCCCGGCGTAAGGCCCCGCGCGCACGGTCGTGA
- a CDS encoding serine/threonine-protein phosphatase: protein MAAYPARTVLWARPSAVRTTIQRSVAASAGRQLLVLAILCAVNLVVTAGALYKSGLFPLIIFVIPMLIASVTLQFWPFAASVAVQACCVGVLVSSEGTSTERNVVVLVLAVIAGMLLTMSARAETGLPGSLGESMIIDLRDRLLAQGELPPLPDSWYAQSALRSADGAQFAGDFMVSARTPGAEKLEVVMVDVSGKGLSAGTRALQLSGAFGGLLGALPPDEFMRAANTYLLRQEWIEGFATAVHIVIDLESGDFEVRTAGHPPVLQWVAGTRSWLSLPSEGPALGLIDDAQFAPATGSVCSGDAVLLYTDGLVESPSQDYVRGIDKLVAEAEHMIDSGVHDGARRLLSRIGTSHDDRALLVLHRR, encoded by the coding sequence ATGGCCGCTTATCCTGCTCGCACTGTGCTGTGGGCAAGACCGTCGGCGGTTCGAACCACCATTCAGCGATCGGTTGCGGCGAGCGCCGGGCGCCAGTTGCTCGTGCTCGCGATCCTCTGCGCGGTCAACTTGGTCGTCACCGCCGGTGCGCTGTACAAGAGCGGGCTCTTCCCGCTGATCATCTTCGTCATTCCGATGCTGATCGCGAGCGTGACGCTGCAGTTCTGGCCGTTCGCCGCCTCCGTGGCGGTGCAGGCCTGTTGTGTCGGCGTACTGGTCTCCTCGGAGGGCACCTCGACGGAACGCAACGTCGTGGTTCTGGTTCTCGCCGTCATTGCCGGCATGCTCCTGACGATGTCCGCGCGGGCAGAGACCGGTCTGCCCGGATCGCTCGGTGAGTCGATGATCATCGACCTCCGCGACCGGCTCCTCGCTCAGGGTGAGCTCCCACCGCTGCCGGACAGCTGGTACGCGCAGTCGGCGCTGCGTTCCGCCGACGGAGCGCAGTTCGCGGGTGACTTCATGGTCTCGGCGCGTACTCCGGGCGCGGAGAAGCTCGAGGTGGTGATGGTCGATGTCTCGGGCAAAGGCCTCAGTGCGGGTACGCGCGCACTGCAGCTGTCCGGCGCGTTCGGCGGACTGCTGGGTGCGTTGCCGCCCGACGAGTTCATGCGCGCGGCCAATACCTACCTGCTGCGCCAGGAGTGGATCGAGGGCTTCGCAACAGCCGTTCACATCGTGATCGACCTCGAAAGCGGTGACTTCGAGGTACGTACCGCCGGCCATCCGCCGGTGCTGCAGTGGGTTGCCGGTACTCGATCGTGGCTGTCGCTACCGTCCGAAGGCCCGGCCCTCGGCCTGATCGACGATGCGCAGTTCGCGCCGGCGACCGGTTCGGTCTGCTCGGGCGACGCGGTTCTGCTCTACACCGACGGGCTCGTCGAGTCACCCTCACAGGACTACGTCAGGGGCATCGACAAGCTGGTCGCCGAGGCCGAGCACATGATCGACAGCGGCGTACACGATGGTGCGCGCCGGCTACTGTCTCGGATCGGCACCTCGCACGACGACCGCGCCCTGCTGGTGTTGCATCGCCGCTAG
- a CDS encoding mechanosensitive ion channel family protein: MPDDLLTADDTANCWDDSSNTVCNVVYDWTGHNGTAAEVANWIVAKPLSIAVLIIVAIVARWVLHRLIERLTDRAAKGAPPGMLQRKNGEPKPANQVGSARREQRTRTLGSVLKSIVTGVIFAVVTFMVIAELGYDIAPLLASAGIVGLAVAFGAQNLVSDFVSGTFMMIEDQYGVGDEVDLGDAVGTVEAVSLRMTRVRDVNGTVWYVRNGQIMRVGNSSQNWARTVLDVRVSYTEDLRQVREVLHDVAKALWQDPDWGGYVLEEPEVWGVERWDPDAIVLRVVLKTAPLKQWGVAREMRELVKDRFDALGIEIPLPQRVIHVQNDPAETPDDTDAQS, from the coding sequence GTGCCCGACGACCTTCTGACTGCCGACGACACCGCCAACTGCTGGGATGACTCCAGCAATACGGTCTGCAATGTCGTGTACGACTGGACCGGCCACAACGGTACGGCCGCCGAGGTGGCGAACTGGATCGTCGCCAAGCCGCTTTCCATCGCGGTCCTGATCATCGTCGCGATCGTCGCCCGGTGGGTGCTGCACCGGCTGATCGAGCGACTGACCGACCGTGCCGCCAAGGGCGCGCCCCCGGGCATGCTGCAACGCAAGAACGGCGAGCCCAAGCCGGCGAACCAGGTCGGCTCCGCGCGCCGCGAGCAACGCACCCGCACCCTCGGCTCGGTGCTCAAGAGCATCGTGACGGGTGTCATCTTCGCGGTGGTCACGTTCATGGTGATCGCCGAGCTCGGCTACGACATCGCACCGCTGCTCGCGAGCGCAGGCATCGTCGGCCTCGCCGTCGCCTTCGGTGCACAGAACCTCGTCTCCGACTTCGTGTCGGGCACGTTCATGATGATCGAGGACCAGTACGGCGTCGGCGACGAGGTCGACCTCGGCGACGCGGTAGGCACGGTCGAAGCCGTGTCGCTGCGGATGACCCGCGTACGCGACGTCAACGGCACCGTTTGGTACGTACGCAACGGCCAGATCATGCGGGTCGGCAACTCCAGCCAGAACTGGGCCCGCACCGTGCTCGACGTACGCGTTTCGTACACCGAAGACCTCAGGCAGGTACGCGAGGTGCTGCACGACGTCGCGAAGGCGCTCTGGCAGGACCCCGACTGGGGCGGCTACGTGCTCGAGGAGCCGGAGGTCTGGGGCGTCGAACGCTGGGACCCCGATGCGATCGTGCTTCGCGTCGTGCTCAAGACCGCACCCCTCAAGCAGTGGGGCGTTGCGCGCGAGATGCGCGAACTGGTCAAGGACCGCTTCGACGCACTCGGCATCGAGATTCCGCTCCCCCAGCGCGTCATCCACGTCCAGAACGACCCCGCTGAGACACCGGACGACACTGACGCCCAGTCTTAG